In Streptomyces sp. NBC_01707, a genomic segment contains:
- the radA gene encoding DNA repair protein RadA encodes MAARTKSAKDRPSYRCTECGWTTAKWLGRCPECQAWGTVEEFGGAPAVRTTAAGRVSSAALPIGQVDSRQATARPTGVDELDRVLGGGLVPGAVVLLAGEPGVGKSTLLLDVAAKAASDEHRTLYVTAEESASQVRLRADRIRAINDHLFLAAETDLSAVLGHLDAVKPSLLILDSVQTVASPEIEGAPGGMAQVREVAGALIRASKERGMSTLLVGHVTKDGAIAGPRLLEHLVDVVLSFEGDRHARLRLVRGVKNRYGATDEVGCFELHDEGITGLADPSGLFLTRRDEPVPGTCLTVTLEGRRPLVAEVQALTVDSQIPSPRRTTSGLETSRVSMMLAVLEQRGRISALGKRDIYSATVGGVKLSEPAADLAIALALASAASDTPLPKNLVAIGEVGLAGEVRRVTGVQRRLAEAHRLGFTHALVPTDPGKVPPGMKVTEVANMGDALRVLPRRSRTEPPQEADARR; translated from the coding sequence ATGGCTGCCCGTACAAAATCCGCGAAGGACCGGCCGTCCTACCGCTGCACCGAGTGCGGCTGGACGACCGCCAAGTGGCTCGGCCGATGCCCCGAATGCCAGGCGTGGGGAACGGTCGAGGAGTTCGGCGGCGCCCCTGCCGTGCGGACGACGGCGGCCGGCCGCGTCAGCTCGGCCGCACTCCCCATCGGCCAGGTCGACAGCCGGCAGGCAACCGCCCGGCCGACCGGGGTGGACGAGCTGGACCGGGTGCTCGGCGGCGGGCTGGTCCCCGGCGCCGTGGTGCTGCTCGCGGGCGAGCCGGGCGTCGGCAAGTCGACGCTCCTGCTGGATGTGGCCGCCAAGGCCGCCAGCGACGAGCACCGCACCCTCTATGTCACCGCGGAGGAGTCCGCGAGCCAGGTGCGGCTGCGTGCCGACCGGATCCGGGCGATCAACGACCACCTCTTCCTCGCCGCCGAGACCGACCTCTCCGCGGTCCTCGGCCATCTGGACGCGGTCAAGCCGTCCCTGCTCATCCTCGACTCCGTGCAGACCGTCGCCTCGCCCGAGATCGAAGGCGCACCCGGCGGGATGGCACAGGTCCGGGAGGTGGCCGGTGCACTCATCCGCGCCTCCAAGGAGCGTGGCATGTCCACGCTCCTGGTCGGCCATGTCACCAAGGACGGCGCGATCGCGGGGCCGCGACTGCTGGAGCACCTCGTCGATGTGGTGCTGTCCTTCGAGGGCGACCGGCATGCGCGCCTCCGGCTGGTCCGGGGCGTGAAGAACCGGTACGGGGCGACCGACGAGGTCGGCTGTTTCGAACTGCACGACGAGGGCATCACGGGCCTCGCCGACCCCTCCGGCCTCTTCCTCACCCGGCGCGACGAACCCGTGCCGGGCACCTGTCTGACGGTCACGCTGGAGGGGCGGCGCCCGCTCGTCGCCGAAGTGCAGGCGCTGACGGTCGATTCGCAGATCCCCTCACCGCGGCGCACCACCTCCGGCCTGGAGACCTCCCGGGTCTCGATGATGCTGGCGGTTCTGGAGCAGCGCGGCCGGATCAGCGCGCTCGGCAAACGGGACATCTACAGCGCCACGGTCGGCGGCGTGAAGCTTTCCGAACCCGCCGCGGACCTTGCGATCGCACTCGCGCTGGCCAGTGCGGCGAGCGACACACCACTGCCCAAGAACCTGGTGGCGATCGGCGAGGTGGGCCTTGCGGGCGAGGTCAGAAGGGTTACGGGGGTGCAGCGCAGACTGGCCGAAGCACACCGGCTGGGCTTCACCCACGCGCTGGTCCCGACCGACCCGGGGAAGGTCCCACCCGGTATGAAGGTCACGGAAGTCGCCAACATGGGCGACGCGCTGAGAGTGCTCCCGCGCCGGTCTCGTACAGAGCCCCCACAGGAGGCCGACGCACGCCGGTAG
- a CDS encoding Ppx/GppA phosphatase family protein, whose protein sequence is MRLGVLDVGSNTVHLLVVDAHPGARPLPAHSHKAELRLAELLDADGAIGPAGVDRLVTTVADALQAAEDKGCEDVLPFATSAVREASNADQVLARVREETGVDLAVLTGEEEARLTFLAARRWFGWSAGKLLVLDIGGGSLEIGFGIDEEPDTAVSLPLGAGRLTSGWLPGDPPDPAEVKALRRHVRAQIARTVGEFSRSGRPDHVVATSKTFRQLARIAGAARSAEGLYVQRTLTRKALEEWVPKLAGMTADQRGRLPGVSEGRAAQLLAGALVAEGAMDLFGVEELEICPWALREGVILRRLDHLPTASAAMN, encoded by the coding sequence ATGAGACTCGGAGTCCTCGACGTGGGGTCGAACACGGTTCATCTGCTGGTGGTGGACGCGCACCCCGGCGCCCGCCCGCTGCCCGCGCACTCGCACAAGGCGGAGTTGCGTCTGGCCGAACTGCTGGACGCGGACGGGGCGATCGGACCCGCCGGCGTGGACCGGCTTGTCACGACGGTCGCCGATGCGCTGCAGGCGGCCGAGGACAAGGGATGTGAGGACGTGCTGCCGTTCGCCACGTCCGCGGTGCGGGAAGCGAGCAACGCCGACCAGGTGCTGGCCCGGGTACGGGAAGAGACCGGCGTCGACCTGGCTGTCCTCACCGGTGAGGAGGAGGCGCGGCTCACCTTCCTCGCCGCCCGCCGCTGGTTCGGCTGGTCGGCCGGGAAGCTGCTGGTCCTGGACATCGGTGGCGGCTCGCTGGAGATCGGTTTCGGCATCGACGAGGAGCCGGACACCGCGGTGTCGCTGCCGCTGGGGGCCGGACGCCTCACCTCCGGCTGGCTGCCGGGCGATCCGCCGGACCCGGCGGAGGTGAAGGCGCTGCGCCGCCATGTGCGGGCACAGATCGCCCGTACGGTCGGCGAATTCAGCCGCTCCGGCCGTCCTGACCACGTCGTGGCGACCTCCAAGACGTTCAGGCAGCTCGCCAGGATCGCGGGCGCCGCGCGCTCCGCGGAGGGCCTGTACGTACAGCGGACCCTGACCCGCAAGGCGCTGGAGGAGTGGGTGCCGAAGCTGGCGGGGATGACCGCCGACCAGCGCGGGCGTCTGCCCGGGGTCTCCGAGGGGCGGGCCGCGCAGCTGCTGGCCGGGGCGCTGGTGGCCGAGGGGGCGATGGACCTCTTCGGGGTCGAGGAGTTGGAGATCTGCCCGTGGGCGCTGCGCGAGGGAGTCATCCTGCGCCGCCTGGACCACCTCCCGACCGCGTCCGCGGCCATGAACTGA
- a CDS encoding sugar phosphate isomerase/epimerase codes for MAEPVVRIPDAKVALSTASVYPESTATAFEIAARLGYDGVEIMVWTDPVSQDIEALRRLSDYHQVPILAVHAPCLLITQRVWSTDPWVKLQRARAAAERLGASTVVVHPPFRWQRQYARDFVTGIWRMADETDVRFAVENMYPWRYRDREMLAYAPDWDVTNDDYRHFTVDLSHTATARTDGMAMVERMGDRLAHVHLADGKGSNKDEHLVPGRGDQPCAELLERLARTGFDGHVVIEVNTRRAMSAAEREADLAEALAFTRLHLASATAQAPRP; via the coding sequence GTGGCAGAACCAGTGGTGCGCATCCCGGATGCGAAGGTCGCCCTGTCGACGGCTTCCGTCTATCCGGAGTCGACGGCGACGGCCTTCGAGATCGCCGCGCGTCTGGGCTACGACGGTGTCGAGATCATGGTCTGGACCGACCCCGTCAGCCAGGACATCGAGGCGCTGCGACGGCTCTCGGACTATCACCAGGTGCCGATCCTCGCCGTTCACGCCCCCTGCCTGCTGATCACGCAGCGGGTCTGGTCCACCGATCCATGGGTGAAGCTCCAGCGGGCCCGGGCGGCTGCGGAGAGGCTCGGGGCGTCGACGGTCGTCGTCCATCCGCCGTTCCGCTGGCAGCGGCAGTACGCGCGCGATTTCGTCACCGGTATCTGGCGCATGGCGGACGAGACGGACGTGCGGTTCGCCGTCGAGAACATGTACCCGTGGCGGTACCGGGATCGCGAGATGCTCGCGTACGCCCCCGACTGGGACGTCACCAACGACGACTACCGTCACTTCACCGTCGACCTCTCGCACACCGCGACCGCCCGTACCGACGGCATGGCCATGGTCGAGCGGATGGGCGACCGGCTCGCCCACGTCCACCTGGCCGACGGCAAGGGCTCCAACAAGGACGAGCACCTGGTGCCCGGCCGCGGCGACCAGCCCTGTGCCGAACTTCTGGAACGGCTGGCCCGTACCGGCTTCGACGGCCATGTGGTCATCGAGGTCAACACCCGCCGGGCCATGTCCGCCGCCGAACGTGAGGCCGACCTCGCGGAGGCGCTGGCCTTCACCCGGCTCCACCTGGCGTCCGCGACGGCGCAGGCGCCGCGCCCATGA
- a CDS encoding TetR family transcriptional regulator has protein sequence MTTDGGSGPHGPAEPPKRRGRPARTAGTTGPGARERILEAARTEFAERGYDKTSIRGIAKKAAVDAALVHHYFGTKDEVFAAAIEVSFEPALVIPAVLTGGTDGLGERLARYFIGVWENPATRAPLLAIMRSALTHEAAAKVLRGFVLRRLLERVAEALDVPDPTFRAELAASHMIGIAMLRYVIKAEPLASADPEKIVAMVAPTLQRYLAQA, from the coding sequence ATGACCACCGACGGGGGCAGCGGCCCGCACGGCCCCGCCGAACCTCCCAAACGCCGCGGCCGCCCCGCTCGTACGGCTGGAACCACCGGGCCCGGCGCCCGCGAACGCATCCTGGAGGCGGCCCGTACCGAGTTCGCCGAACGCGGCTACGACAAGACGTCGATCAGGGGCATCGCCAAGAAGGCAGCAGTCGACGCCGCGCTCGTGCACCACTACTTCGGTACGAAGGACGAGGTCTTCGCGGCGGCGATCGAGGTCTCCTTCGAACCCGCACTGGTGATCCCGGCCGTCCTCACGGGCGGCACGGACGGCCTGGGGGAGCGGCTGGCCCGCTACTTCATCGGCGTATGGGAGAACCCCGCGACCAGAGCCCCCTTGCTGGCGATCATGCGGTCCGCGCTGACACACGAGGCGGCGGCCAAGGTGCTGCGCGGCTTCGTGCTGCGGCGGCTGCTGGAACGGGTCGCGGAGGCACTGGACGTACCCGACCCGACGTTCCGCGCGGAGCTGGCCGCCTCGCACATGATCGGGATCGCGATGCTGCGGTACGTGATCAAGGCGGAGCCGCTGGCCTCGGCGGATCCGGAGAAGATCGTCGCGATGGTCGCACCGACGCTGCAGCGCTATCTGGCGCAGGCCTGA